One part of the Rutidosis leptorrhynchoides isolate AG116_Rl617_1_P2 chromosome 1, CSIRO_AGI_Rlap_v1, whole genome shotgun sequence genome encodes these proteins:
- the LOC139857186 gene encoding uncharacterized protein, which produces MDLLGSSMDVSRLTYWSKVIPSKALIFYWRLLLNRLPEKKNLQVENVCCSSFSCSDCGFIMEDANHIFFQCPTATQVWTFVASWTDIFMPRWSDGLDLRNWLASHSPNPKVALVLHCICIVTLWSIWRLRNDIVFNSSLFKKCHILDHIVVTAFDWLSSRYKVAKIDWNVWLQFPLNIL; this is translated from the coding sequence ATGGATCTTTTAGGCAGCTCTATGGATGTTTCCCGTCTCACGTATTGGAGCAAGGTGATCCCCTCCAAAGCTCTTATTTTCTATTGGCGTCTTTTGCTTAACAGACTTCCCGAAAAGAAAAATTTGCAAGTCGAGAATGTGTGTTGCTCTAGTTTCtcgtgctcggattgtggttttataATGGAAGATGCAAATCACATTTTCTTTCAGTGCCCTACTGCCACTCAAGTATGGACTTTTGTTGCTTCTTGGACTGATATTTTCATGCCTAGGTGGTCAGACGGTTTGGATCTTCGAAATTGGCTAGCTTCGCATTCTCCAAATCCCAAGGTTGCACTTGTTCTTCATTGCATTTGTATCGTGACACTTTGGTCTATTTGGAGGCTCAGGAACGATATTGTTTTCAACTCCAGTTTATTTAAGAAATGTCATATTTTAGACCACATTGTTGTTACGGCTTTTGATTGGTTATCCTCTAGATATAAGGTAGCTAAGATCGATTGGAATGTTTGGCTTCAATTTCCTTTGAACATTTTGTAA